The genomic segment CCTCGGCCCACATCGCGTGAATCCGCAGGGTGCCGGCTTCCCGCGGGGCTGTCCGGTCGCATTCCGACAGGGTCCGCCGGATCTCCTGTTCCAATCGTCCGCGCTCCGCGGGCGCCTTGACGGCGTACTCGCCGATCCGGATTGTCGCCAGCGCCCTCCAGGCCCAGCCGTCCTCGGTGTTGCGGGCGAGTCGTTCCTGGACGAGTCGGAGTTGTTCTCCCTCCGCATCGTCTTCACCGAGGCGGTCGTGTAAAAGGTCCTCGATCTCGTCGTGGCCCGGGTGCTCCTCCACCCACTGGCGCGCCAGGCTCACCGCGACGTGGTTTCCCTCGAGGATCGTGACGGCGTCCAACAGTTGCCTTCGTGCCGTCATCGAGTAAGGGGAGACCCGGACCCACTCGCGGGCGTGGTGGAGCAAGGCCTCCCACTCGCCCCGCAGGCGGTGGAAGACCACCCGGGCCTCGTGTATGCCCGCCGTCTTCTCCCCCCGCGATTCGAGGCGGCGCAGCCCGGCCTCCGCGTCCTCCCAGCGCCCAAGGCGGCACAGGTACGGGATGGACGCCTCGACCCACTCCGGGTCGTCCCCGTGAGTGCCGAGGGCCTCCTCCAGGGCCGCGGCCGTACGCTCCGGGTACCCGAAAACCTCCAGCGCCTCGACCCAGGCGAACCAGGGCCCCAGGGGTCTCGGCGACGTCGCCAGCCTCCGGGCCCGTTCCTCCAGCCACCGCAGACCGTCCGCCTCGCGGCCGTCCAGACGCAGGACGTTGCCGTAGACGAGGGCCCTGCCGTCGTCCTCGTCCGCCAGGCACGCGGCGGCCCGGTAGGCCAGGCGACCGAGGTCGGTCTGACCGTCCGCCCAGGACAGGTTCCCCATCGTGGACCAGGCTTCCTCGCTGCCGGCGTTCCGGGCCAGCACCCCGCGCAGGAGCCTGAACGCCCGTTTGCGCCCGGGTTCAGAGTCGGCGAGGAGGTCCGCGTACCGGCAGACGTAGGTTTCGGGGGGATACCACCAGTCTTGGGTGGCCTGAATCCCGGGCAGGCGACCTTTTTCCACCACGTCGCCGAGGGTCTCGCGCAACAGGCCCGTGTTGCCGAGCGAACCGCAGGCGTTGAGCAGCGACCGGCGGAACCGGAGGCAGCCAGGGTGTTCGTTCGTCAACCCCTGGAAGGCCGAGAACGCCTCGCGCTCCCTGCCTTCGACGACCGTCTGGACAGCCTCCAGGTAACGGGTCACGACGTGGCCGGGGAGCGCGGTCTTCAGACCGTCCACGACCCGGCGGGCGGCGGGGGGCCCCGAGTCGCGCAGGGCCCGCCCATGTTCACTGAAAGCGGAGAACGCCAGGGAGTCGTCCCGGGGAATGATCCGGTCCAGGAAGGCGACCCGGTCCCGGGGCAGGGCGGCAATCCCCCGGGGCCCCAGCGGGTGCTCGTCGGCACCGAGGCCGTCCAGAAGGATCTCCCCGAGCCGGGGGAAGGAGGGATCGTGATACAACAGGGTCCCCGCCGCCTCGTCCAGCCCGACGGCCGCGACCGCGTGGGCGGAACTCTCGGCTTCGAGGGTGAGGATGAACGGGACCCCCGTCCGGACCAGTTCCGCGGCGATGCCTGGAGTGACCTGGAAATGCCGGACCGCGAGGCCGCGCCGCTCGAGCCAGTCGGCCGCGTTCCATGGCGTGGTCCCGCCATAGGTGATCTCACCCGCGATGGCGTCCTCGTCGAGGTCCATCCCCAGCGCGAAGAACACGGCGGCCATGCTGGAGGGCAGGCAGGTGTCGTGCTTTTGGGACACCCGGCGGAACGGCAGGATCAGGCGCCGTCCATTCGGGCTACGGCGAAGGTTCTTCAGCAGGGTGCGGTAGTAATGCGACCCGGATTCTTCGGCCCACTTCTCAAGGGCGGCGCGATCCCCGGCCAGTTCAGCGATGTCCAGGCTCGCGCGGGCGATCCGGTCCCGGGTTTCCTTGTCGGGCCGCGGCGTCAGCGCCGGCATCCTGCCCACCAATTCGGACGCCCGCCCGAGGGCACGGCCGCGGGTGTCGCCGTCCAGCGTTTCGGCGTAGGCGCAGGTCAGCCAGGCGGCATAGGAAGCCAGTTCCACGGACTCCCCCGCCTCCGCGGCCTCGACGATCCGGCGAGCCGCCTCCGGGAGACGGCCGCACTTGATCATGGTCTGTCCCAATAGCCGGGCGGTCCAGGGTTTTCCCGGACTGACCATCCAGGAGCGGCGGGCGGCTTCGAGCGCCTCCTCCCAGCGGTCCGCGGACAGCAGGACGGCCGCTTCGGAGCTCAGCACCCAGGCGTTCTCCGGCAGGGTGGTTTTTGCCCGGTCCAAGCAAGCAAAGGCGTTCCCGAAGTCCCGCAGCCCCGCCCAGTACGTGGCGATTGATCCGAACCAAAAGGCTTTCAGTTCCGGGTCGTCGGTGTCGAGCTCCGGTTCGGCCTCGTAATCGATAAGGGTGTCGAGGATGTCGGCCCGGCGTCGCCCCACGTGAAGCGCGTAGCACCGGGTCAGGGGATGCCGCGGCGCCCGGCGGGCGGCCTCCCGGTGCAGCCAGCGCGCCAATCGCGGGCTCCCGACGTGGAAGGCCAGCCGCCCGAAGAGGATCAGTTCGTCGATGGAGAAGTCGTCCGTGTCGGTCTCCGGCGCCCACAGGTGAGCGCACCGGCGGTAGGCTTCCAGGAAGCGATTGTGCTCGAACAGCTCTCGGATTTCCGTCAGGTCCACTTGCCCTCCTCTGTATCTCGTCTGTTCCCCGCCGCCCCGACGACCCCGAAACCGGCAGCGTATCGGTCTCCGCAGGAGCCTGGCACCCTTTGCCTTTCTGCGGCGTGGTGCCCTTGTAAAAAGTCAGACGGCTCTGGGTAGGAGCGGGGAGAATTTCGGGCAGGGTGAACGCGGGAAGGGGTTCGACCCGGTTTTTCCCCGGTCGGCCCTCCAAAAATCGAGAAGAGCATCCCAACAGCGACAAAGAGGGGAGCGAACAAGATCGACAAGGCCGTTTCGGGCTCCGCAGCGGCCTCCCCGGCAACCTTTTCCGCACAGGCCTCACGCGCGGCTTCCGCCAACCGGGCCGCCCGGACCGCCGCCTCATCGAAGGCCAGTTGCCGCAACGTCTCCCCGTCCGTCGGGTCGAACTGCTGCTGCAGCACCAGCGCGCCCAGCACCGTGTGCAGATCCTTCCCGGGCCGGCCTCTCCCCGACGTGAAACACGCCGCCGGCTTCTCCACGGGCAGGACGGGCAGGATCTCCTGCCGGAACAGGCCAGGCCAGGACCCTGCCGTCAGTTCCCGGTGTTTCGGCCCCTGGAAGTGCCACGGGTCGATCAGCATCGGGGTTTTGTGGTAGTTGATGGGAATCAAATGTTTTACCTGCATGCCTGAATTGATCTGAGGCATACACTACATAAAAAGCAAATCCCCGTCAAGTGGAAAATGATGGATATTCCTTTTGTTTTCTGTATAATATCCCCGGTTTTAACTCTTTGCGAGGGCATCACGGCTTCAACGAAATCGTCAATCTATGGAAAGCCGACCATCTGTTCAAACACAATTCTTGACCTGCTGGTTAAGGTCCCGTGGCGTAGTGTCTCCACTCACATCTTATTTGTATGTTCCCTACCCTCTGGCTCCCCACTAACTCCTTCACACCGCTTACGCCTTACCCAATCGACCTGCACCTACCCTTTGCCGACTGTTTTTTTCACTCACCTCAGTTTCTCCGGCCGCCCGTGCGGAATCGCCGACCCACGCAAGAATCGGTTGACAAAGCGGAGCAGGGCGGATAAGAATAAAGAGGTTGAGTCTGCATCCCGTGTGAAAGCAAGCAGCATGAGACAACCTGAAACGCGAAGCCAGGAGAGGAGGCCGATCCCGATGCCGATGGAGCGTTCCGGCCCCGGCCGGTCCCACCTCTGTACCTTCCTTCTTTTTACCCTTCTCGCCGTGCTGTCCGTCGTTTCCCTCGTCGCGGCCGTGGCGGTCCCGCCGCTCACCGGGCGGATCGTGGACACCGTCGGTGTCGTCGATGCCGGAACGAGGCAGCGGCTCGAGCAGTTCCTCGCGGGCTTCGAGAAGCAGACCTCCAACCAGATCGCGGTGCTGCTGATCCCCACGCTGGAGGACGAGCCCGAGGAGGACTTCGCCATCCGCGCGGCCCGGGAATGGGGGCTCGGAACGAAGGAAAACAGCAACGGGGTGCTGATCCTGGTGGTCACGCAGGACCGCAAGATCCGCATCGAGGTCGGCCGCGGCCTGGAGGGTGCGCTGCCGGACGGCCTCTGCGGGCGCATCATCCGGGACGAGATGGCCCCCCTGCTCAAGCGCGGCTCCGAGAAGTGGGGAAGCGCCGTGGAGGCCGGGGTCATGGCGGTCGCGAAGGCCACGAAGGGGGAATACGTCGGGTCGGCCAAGTCGAAGAAGAAAGGGTCGCCCTGGGCCGTCATCGTCATCGCCGGCCTGATCGGACTGGGGATTCTCGGCGCCCTCACCAAGCTGTGGGTTTCCGGCACCGTGGGCGGGCTCGCAGGGGGCGCGGCCACGGCCTTTCTGGCCGGCAACCCGCTCCTGGCGATCCTGGGGGTCGCCGGCGGGCTGGGGGCCGGCCTGATGATCCCCTGGCTGTTCCGGTCCGCCCGGGAACACGGCGGCGCCGGCGGGTGGGGGTCGTCGGACGGACACCACGGTTCGTCGTGGGGCGGCGGCGGTTCCTGGGGGAGCAGCGGCGGCAGCTCCTGGAGCGACGGCGGTTTTTCCGGCGGAGGCGGCTCCTTCGACGGGGGCGGGGCTTCCGGGGATTTTTGAGGAAGGGCATTCGCCGAAGTGCCGAACCGAATTCACGCAAAGGCGCCAAGGCGCCAAGTTTCGCAGAGGGATTCCGAGATGGCCCAAATGAGCAGGAAAACGGCGGGTGTCATTCAGTTGCTGCTGGGGGCCGGGTTCGGAGCGCTGGCCCTGTGGAGGCTGAGGGCCCTGGAGGTCCCGGCCTGGCACGAAGGGATCGACCTCCACTTCATCCTGGTGGAGGCGCTGTTCGGCGCCGCCGGAATTCTCCTCCTTCTCGGGGCCTGGTTCGTCATCGACGGTTTCCTGCGGGATGCGAAGGTGAGACGGTTCTTTCCCGAGGAGGCCCGGAGAGCCATCGCCGCGAAGGTCGGCGCGGCCGAAAAGCGGACGTCGGGGGAAATCCGCGTGGTGGTCCGGGTCCGCCGGAGCTTTCCCGAGCGGGTCCGGGGCCTCGGGGTCGAAGACCTGGCCCTCCGGGAGTTCAGCCGTCTCGGCCTGGAACGTACCCGGGACCGGACCGGCGTCCTGGTCCTCGTCCTCCTGAGCCGGCGACAGTTCCGGATCCTCGGGGACACCGGGATCCACGGGAAGATCGGGCAGGGGACGTGGGACGCCCTGGCCGCCCGGATCTCGTCCGAAGCCCCCCGGGAGGGCATCGGGAACGCCATCGCGACGGGCCTCGGGGAGATCGGCGAGCTGCTGGCGGCCCATTTCCCCCGCAAAGCGGACGACAC from the Acidobacteriota bacterium genome contains:
- a CDS encoding TPM domain-containing protein, giving the protein MPMERSGPGRSHLCTFLLFTLLAVLSVVSLVAAVAVPPLTGRIVDTVGVVDAGTRQRLEQFLAGFEKQTSNQIAVLLIPTLEDEPEEDFAIRAAREWGLGTKENSNGVLILVVTQDRKIRIEVGRGLEGALPDGLCGRIIRDEMAPLLKRGSEKWGSAVEAGVMAVAKATKGEYVGSAKSKKKGSPWAVIVIAGLIGLGILGALTKLWVSGTVGGLAGGAATAFLAGNPLLAILGVAGGLGAGLMIPWLFRSAREHGGAGGWGSSDGHHGSSWGGGGSWGSSGGSSWSDGGFSGGGGSFDGGGASGDF
- a CDS encoding TPM domain-containing protein, whose product is MSRKTAGVIQLLLGAGFGALALWRLRALEVPAWHEGIDLHFILVEALFGAAGILLLLGAWFVIDGFLRDAKVRRFFPEEARRAIAAKVGAAEKRTSGEIRVVVRVRRSFPERVRGLGVEDLALREFSRLGLERTRDRTGVLVLVLLSRRQFRILGDTGIHGKIGQGTWDALAARISSEAPREGIGNAIATGLGEIGELLAAHFPRKADDTNELSDEVAIR